One segment of Streptomyces sp. YIM 121038 DNA contains the following:
- a CDS encoding helix-turn-helix transcriptional regulator has translation MIELVRTDRRRTQTALGQALGMSQSAVSRLEKKGTSAYSTDILAAAAAHLEIPPALVGLADGRQPGPQNDGDDVDRRRFLGGAVAAAAAPALAVLPDSADATGGQAAALRLSTTAYRRLDGTTPSRDLSEAVRAHMRLIQTITHTAPADTERGRLAAVGSEAASFAGWLAWDMGDNGSARSWYGAAVKAARSAGDPLLTAYQTGSLAQFEAHVGNGVEALNLTRRARRVLGSSRPAVADAWLSSVEALAHAVAGDRRSADKALTAARAGAENLPEEAPPWPWVFTFTPAKVAAARVACGARLGLADWVLSEDTEALATGHDKQRALLVLDIAAGHLATGRVDAAFALASRALESGLRYRSGRIVERARAVRRSLITSSPPKVVREFDERLHGVYL, from the coding sequence GTGATCGAACTCGTCCGTACCGACCGGCGGAGGACGCAGACCGCCCTGGGCCAGGCCCTCGGCATGAGCCAGTCCGCCGTATCCCGTCTGGAGAAGAAGGGCACGAGCGCGTACAGCACGGACATCCTGGCGGCGGCAGCGGCGCACCTGGAGATTCCGCCAGCACTGGTGGGTCTCGCCGACGGCCGACAGCCGGGGCCACAGAACGACGGTGACGACGTGGACCGACGACGATTCCTCGGCGGAGCGGTGGCCGCAGCCGCAGCCCCCGCCCTGGCCGTCCTCCCTGATAGCGCAGACGCGACCGGCGGGCAGGCAGCAGCCCTCCGGCTGTCCACCACGGCGTATCGCAGACTCGACGGCACCACGCCCAGCCGGGACCTGTCGGAGGCGGTGCGCGCCCACATGCGCCTGATCCAGACCATCACGCATACAGCGCCCGCAGACACGGAGCGGGGCCGCCTGGCTGCCGTCGGCAGCGAGGCCGCGAGCTTTGCCGGATGGCTCGCCTGGGACATGGGTGACAACGGATCGGCCCGCTCCTGGTACGGGGCGGCGGTCAAGGCGGCTCGGTCGGCCGGCGACCCGCTGCTGACCGCCTACCAGACCGGGAGCCTCGCCCAGTTCGAAGCGCACGTCGGTAACGGGGTGGAAGCCCTGAACCTCACCCGTCGGGCCCGGCGCGTGCTCGGGTCCTCCCGCCCGGCCGTCGCGGATGCGTGGCTGTCATCCGTCGAAGCTCTCGCCCACGCGGTGGCCGGAGACCGACGCTCCGCGGACAAGGCGCTGACGGCGGCACGCGCAGGCGCGGAGAACCTGCCCGAGGAGGCGCCGCCATGGCCGTGGGTGTTCACCTTCACCCCGGCCAAGGTCGCCGCCGCACGGGTGGCCTGCGGGGCCCGGCTCGGCCTCGCGGACTGGGTCTTGTCCGAGGACACCGAAGCCCTCGCGACCGGCCACGACAAACAACGCGCGCTCCTGGTACTCGACATCGCCGCCGGCCACCTCGCCACCGGTCGCGTTGACGCCGCGTTCGCCCTTGCTTCCCGCGCGCTGGAATCCGGACTCCGCTACCGTTCCGGCCGGATCGTGGAGAGGGCGCGTGCCGTGCGCCGGTCGCTGATCACCAGCTCACCGCCCAAGGTGGTGCGCGAGTTCGACGAGCGGTTGCACGGCGTCTATCTGTAG
- a CDS encoding ADP-ribosylglycohydrolase family protein, with amino-acid sequence MNAELHPWTDRACGMLLGAAVGDAMGWPYERRDRTRSLPPLSQVSGRFFAWQRMAGSRFRPILEEIGPGEYSDDTQMLIAVARARLSAGDDWLTWLQRVEWPFLPHYERGAGASVKRACRAWEKHEAAWGHKSDDLEKYFSAGANGAAMRIAPHVIVHYEGSFGDLAADVVRDAATTHGHPRALLGALVHAYALWISLRQPAPLAYGWLVEATLDGLKDWREQVWQVLDHHWRDAASEAFPGDYERAWDDTVQEVEDLLSSARSSLDSGALSAPSAFLEEHGLTRTRTRGSGTLCAVAAIYLAARSAASPERGIGVPARQEGADTDTLASMTASLLGAGLGQEWLGSFGRTVQDGALLITLAEKLLHAVSVTLPPPSNDEVSEARSRFLQELDGADTRVGLLLPDRRQARVVAGSTLTSGNWSARRTQLLTEDGQSLFLIRGVQRIEAERVQESSRTETAQGAEHRPVRQPTQTRLQGAYLPVVDISRVTEALTALGLTAPRRGNDWVSYENLVIRQAPAGEWTAGFPTTQLRIAIRDVQAAWESLRAMELEGAVQRDGSAFWVRVDPYLIVAVNNAEPPAG; translated from the coding sequence GTGAACGCTGAGCTTCACCCATGGACCGACAGGGCCTGCGGCATGCTCCTCGGGGCAGCTGTCGGGGACGCCATGGGCTGGCCCTACGAGCGGCGGGACCGGACCCGCTCACTTCCGCCACTCAGCCAGGTCTCGGGTCGATTTTTCGCCTGGCAGCGGATGGCCGGCAGCCGGTTCCGTCCGATCCTTGAGGAGATCGGACCCGGCGAGTACAGCGACGACACCCAGATGCTTATCGCTGTCGCTCGCGCTCGCCTCAGCGCGGGCGACGACTGGCTCACCTGGCTGCAACGAGTCGAGTGGCCTTTCCTCCCTCACTACGAACGCGGCGCCGGTGCCAGCGTCAAACGCGCCTGCCGTGCCTGGGAGAAGCACGAAGCAGCCTGGGGCCACAAGAGCGACGACCTGGAGAAGTACTTCAGCGCCGGGGCCAATGGTGCGGCAATGCGCATCGCGCCACACGTCATCGTTCACTACGAGGGCTCCTTCGGCGACCTAGCCGCTGATGTGGTCCGCGACGCGGCCACGACCCACGGGCACCCGCGTGCTCTCTTGGGCGCCCTGGTGCATGCATACGCGCTGTGGATCAGTTTGCGACAACCCGCCCCGCTGGCTTACGGCTGGCTCGTCGAAGCGACCCTGGACGGGCTGAAGGACTGGCGGGAACAGGTCTGGCAGGTCTTGGATCACCACTGGCGCGATGCCGCCTCCGAGGCGTTCCCGGGCGACTACGAGCGTGCCTGGGACGACACTGTGCAGGAGGTGGAAGACCTCCTCAGTAGCGCGCGGTCCTCGTTGGACAGCGGTGCGCTCAGTGCACCCTCAGCCTTTCTTGAGGAGCACGGGCTGACCCGCACGAGGACCCGTGGCTCGGGGACCCTGTGCGCGGTGGCCGCCATCTACCTCGCGGCACGGTCCGCAGCTAGCCCTGAGCGTGGCATCGGTGTTCCGGCCCGTCAGGAAGGCGCGGACACGGACACCCTGGCGTCCATGACCGCCAGTCTGCTCGGAGCGGGTCTGGGTCAGGAATGGCTCGGCTCGTTCGGCCGTACTGTGCAGGACGGGGCCCTGCTGATCACGCTGGCCGAGAAGCTGCTCCATGCCGTCTCCGTGACACTGCCCCCGCCCTCGAACGATGAGGTCAGCGAGGCTAGGTCACGGTTTCTTCAGGAACTCGACGGAGCCGACACACGAGTAGGTCTCCTGTTGCCGGATCGCCGCCAGGCCCGTGTCGTCGCCGGGTCCACCCTTACGTCTGGCAACTGGTCAGCGCGACGAACTCAGTTGCTCACTGAGGACGGTCAGAGCCTCTTCCTCATCCGCGGGGTCCAGCGGATTGAAGCAGAACGCGTCCAAGAATCCTCGCGCACTGAGACAGCACAGGGAGCCGAGCATCGACCGGTCCGGCAGCCGACCCAAACCCGACTCCAAGGCGCCTACTTGCCCGTGGTCGACATCAGCCGCGTGACCGAGGCCCTTACCGCTCTGGGGCTGACCGCACCACGCCGCGGGAACGACTGGGTCTCTTACGAGAATCTCGTCATCAGACAAGCCCCCGCAGGGGAATGGACCGCAGGATTTCCGACGACCCAGCTCCGTATTGCCATCCGCGACGTCCAAGCGGCATGGGAGAGCTTGCGCGCCATGGAGTTGGAGGGCGCGGTTCAACGGGACGGCAGTGCATTCTGGGTTCGGGTTGACCCGTACTTGATCGTCGCTGTCAACAACGCTGAACCGCCTGCCGGGTGA
- a CDS encoding DarT ssDNA thymidine ADP-ribosyltransferase family protein translates to MNDVLEQARDRGITRLCHFTKSANLSHILDTRQIRPVAVLQTAADAYRPVDTQRLDGAPEFTFLSVEYPNTWYLAQAASRDRHFQDWVVLTLNVDLLAAPGARFCAYNSARDRSAGARTGADGFNAMFAPTVTGKMTLRRERGHPSWWPTDDQAEIQIPGAIPLPAVRSVIVRDEQQAELEHFRHARFGMAALLPPLVVAPVLFEKYALSRSVRSGKRPLETPYIPGTTLAE, encoded by the coding sequence GTGAACGACGTCCTTGAGCAGGCCCGGGACCGCGGAATTACCCGTCTGTGCCACTTCACTAAGTCGGCCAACCTGTCCCACATTCTCGACACCCGGCAGATACGTCCCGTAGCCGTGCTGCAGACGGCCGCCGACGCTTACCGGCCTGTCGACACACAGCGCTTGGACGGCGCACCGGAGTTCACCTTCCTGAGCGTGGAGTATCCGAATACCTGGTACCTGGCGCAGGCCGCGAGCCGGGACCGCCATTTCCAGGACTGGGTGGTCCTCACACTGAACGTCGACTTGCTCGCCGCTCCCGGCGCCCGGTTCTGCGCATACAACTCCGCACGGGACAGGAGCGCCGGCGCCCGGACCGGCGCCGACGGCTTCAACGCTATGTTCGCGCCGACGGTGACCGGCAAGATGACTCTGCGGCGAGAACGCGGGCATCCGTCCTGGTGGCCCACGGACGATCAGGCAGAGATCCAAATACCCGGCGCCATCCCCCTGCCCGCCGTGCGCTCTGTCATCGTTCGAGACGAGCAGCAGGCGGAGCTGGAGCACTTCAGGCACGCCCGGTTCGGTATGGCGGCTCTGCTGCCACCCTTGGTCGTTGCTCCCGTGCTCTTCGAGAAGTACGCCCTGAGTAGGTCGGTGCGCTCCGGTAAACGACCACTGGAGACCCCGTACATCCCCGGAACAACTCTGGCAGAGTGA
- a CDS encoding UvrD-helicase domain-containing protein, with protein sequence MGLSLPEPKGHQRDVVFLNDRGHCVVLGTAGSGKTTMAVHRAHYLAMAPGIGGHTLLVTFNKALVTYLRGMSTAPPNLQIETYHTFARGYLAHWTKAPVRICKSKKQMVERALLEARERHSSRAVIHRPLDFFLDELHWMVGHGIVDQQTYVESRTRRVGRGKPLQQPDREVVFEVYQRYAQLRAEAGFEYDFDNMASTVLAALKVDATKRLYRHVVVDEGQDFTPEMIRSLAAAIPGDGSLTFFGDYAQQIYGSRMSWRSLGLHVANVVEFAHNYRNSRQVGQLAQGISDMQHFKDDVDLVQPTGSAADGPKPTILETASKDEQFVQAARNALALGADRQVAILMRTRDHEGKLRSLLDRGRVPIRRLHRDLACWTDEPGVFYGTYSAAKGFEFDSVILPFCDADELPKPSEVGAHGLEEAQAREARRLYVAITRARTELIMLHSSKLTDLLPHEMSDLYVRVSL encoded by the coding sequence ATGGGGCTTTCGTTACCTGAACCGAAGGGTCACCAGCGGGATGTCGTCTTCCTGAACGACCGCGGTCACTGCGTCGTTCTGGGTACGGCGGGCAGCGGCAAGACGACGATGGCGGTCCATCGGGCTCACTATCTGGCCATGGCTCCCGGTATCGGAGGCCACACCCTGTTGGTCACCTTCAACAAGGCTCTCGTTACCTACCTCCGGGGTATGAGTACTGCGCCCCCGAACCTGCAGATTGAGACCTACCACACCTTCGCGCGCGGCTACCTCGCACACTGGACGAAAGCGCCGGTGCGCATATGCAAGTCCAAGAAGCAGATGGTCGAGCGGGCACTGTTGGAGGCCCGCGAGCGTCACTCCTCCCGGGCAGTGATTCACCGCCCGCTCGATTTCTTCCTAGACGAATTGCATTGGATGGTCGGGCACGGCATCGTCGACCAGCAGACGTACGTGGAAAGCCGCACGCGCCGAGTTGGCCGGGGTAAGCCACTTCAGCAACCCGACCGTGAAGTCGTCTTCGAGGTCTACCAACGCTACGCACAGTTGCGTGCAGAAGCGGGGTTCGAGTACGACTTCGACAACATGGCGTCGACTGTCCTGGCCGCCCTCAAGGTTGACGCGACCAAGCGGCTCTACCGGCATGTCGTCGTCGATGAAGGTCAGGACTTCACGCCTGAGATGATCCGAAGCCTGGCAGCTGCCATTCCCGGCGACGGTTCGCTAACTTTCTTTGGGGACTACGCGCAGCAAATCTACGGAAGCCGGATGTCCTGGCGCTCCCTGGGCCTCCATGTAGCAAATGTGGTGGAGTTCGCCCACAACTATCGCAACAGTCGTCAGGTTGGGCAACTCGCCCAGGGCATATCGGATATGCAGCACTTCAAGGACGACGTTGATCTGGTTCAGCCGACCGGGTCGGCTGCCGACGGCCCGAAGCCCACCATCTTGGAGACCGCAAGCAAGGATGAGCAGTTCGTTCAGGCGGCGCGCAATGCCCTGGCGCTGGGCGCGGACCGCCAGGTCGCCATCCTCATGCGCACGCGGGATCACGAGGGCAAACTCAGGTCTCTCCTCGACCGAGGCCGCGTCCCCATTCGCCGTCTGCACCGCGATCTTGCTTGCTGGACCGACGAGCCTGGAGTGTTCTACGGGACCTACTCCGCGGCGAAGGGCTTCGAGTTCGACTCGGTCATCCTCCCGTTCTGCGATGCGGACGAGCTGCCGAAGCCAAGTGAGGTGGGGGCTCACGGCCTGGAGGAGGCGCAGGCCCGCGAGGCCCGCCGGTTGTATGTGGCTATCACCCGGGCTCGTACGGAGCTCATCATGCTGCACTCAAGCAAGCTCACCGATCTGTTGCCACACGAGATGTCCGACCTGTATGTGCGGGTGAGCTTGTGA
- a CDS encoding flavoprotein, giving the protein MTPPTLYLFGSAAPPLFDVAKVIEAAQADGWDVCLGLTSTAARWLEGSLDGLAVLTGHPVRSAYALPGEADVWPGADVILFAPATFNSINSWALGLTPDFVLGVAAEAIGDGVPTVTVPCVSAAHARHRQLERSIVELREQGVTVLHGEDAFTPDAATDQPWDTALAAAKWRLTGAA; this is encoded by the coding sequence ATGACCCCTCCGACTCTGTACTTGTTCGGTTCGGCCGCGCCGCCGCTCTTCGACGTGGCGAAGGTGATCGAGGCGGCGCAGGCCGACGGGTGGGACGTCTGTCTCGGGCTGACGTCGACGGCGGCGCGGTGGCTGGAGGGGAGCCTGGACGGGCTCGCCGTGCTGACCGGGCATCCGGTGCGCAGCGCGTACGCGCTTCCCGGCGAGGCGGACGTCTGGCCCGGGGCGGATGTGATCCTCTTCGCGCCCGCGACGTTCAACAGCATCAACTCCTGGGCCCTCGGGCTCACTCCGGACTTCGTGCTGGGGGTCGCCGCCGAGGCCATCGGCGACGGCGTTCCGACGGTGACGGTGCCGTGCGTCAGTGCCGCGCACGCCCGGCACCGCCAACTGGAGCGGAGCATCGTGGAGTTGCGGGAGCAAGGGGTCACGGTCCTGCACGGCGAGGACGCCTTCACCCCCGACGCGGCGACGGACCAGCCGTGGGACACCGCACTCGCCGCCGCCAAGTGGCGGCTGACCGGCGCCGCCTGA
- a CDS encoding nucleotidyl transferase AbiEii/AbiGii toxin family protein has product MSPAELRLRLVVDVLEAGASYPLVLAGGGALRAHGLVGECGGGLEFATESPEGMDGLVALVCTGIEGRGWDVWGWETDPLSARMAVADPDGGDECEVYVQKEAFWRPPVLSAYGLVLSLEDTVGTKVRALADRGLARDLVDVRAAADRWSRVELEELGRRHARDAFDLTDLHARLGGTEWIDDGEFASCGLDAGAVDALRRWAQEWADDIAERLQELAAPEDA; this is encoded by the coding sequence ATGAGCCCCGCCGAGCTGCGGCTCCGGCTCGTCGTCGATGTGCTGGAGGCGGGGGCCTCGTACCCGCTCGTGCTCGCGGGCGGGGGTGCTCTGCGGGCGCACGGGCTCGTCGGGGAGTGCGGTGGGGGGCTTGAGTTCGCCACCGAGAGTCCGGAGGGGATGGACGGGCTCGTCGCGCTGGTGTGTACGGGGATCGAGGGGCGCGGGTGGGACGTGTGGGGGTGGGAGACGGATCCGCTGTCCGCGCGGATGGCCGTCGCCGATCCGGACGGCGGGGACGAGTGCGAGGTGTACGTCCAGAAGGAGGCCTTCTGGCGGCCGCCGGTGCTGAGCGCGTACGGGCTCGTGCTGTCCCTGGAGGACACGGTCGGCACGAAGGTGCGCGCCCTCGCCGACCGCGGCCTCGCCCGCGACCTCGTCGACGTCCGGGCCGCCGCGGACCGCTGGAGCCGCGTCGAACTGGAGGAACTCGGCCGCCGGCACGCCCGTGACGCCTTCGACCTCACCGACCTCCACGCCCGCCTGGGCGGCACGGAGTGGATCGACGACGGGGAGTTCGCCTCCTGCGGCCTCGACGCCGGAGCCGTCGACGCCCTCCGCCGCTGGGCCCAGGAGTGGGCGGACGACATCGCCGAACGCCTCCAGGAACTGGCCGCCCCGGAGGACGCGTGA